In one Macaca fascicularis isolate 582-1 chromosome 6, T2T-MFA8v1.1 genomic region, the following are encoded:
- the LOC102133429 gene encoding uncharacterized protein isoform X1 gives MLLSEELGSARGYGAYSNTSRCCCDSQGLGLHMVMRGGGLGEAQTGGEGRMGVRAGWEGAPALRARLPGWDRAPGPAAAAAAAATLPTLFPNTHRASEPPSHGPSGRRKEPVCVLRPCCDSGSCLSAGASVPAQLDLGGSISWRREIK, from the exons ATGCTGCTCTCGGAGGAGTTGGGGTCTGCGCGGGGTTACGGGGCTTATTCAAATACCTCCCGCTGCTGCTGTGATTCGCAGGGACTCGGCCTCCATATGGTAATGCGGGgcggggggttgggggaggcgcagacgggaggggaggggaggatgggggTGAGGGCGGGGTGGGAGGGGGCTCCGGCACTGCGCGCTCGGCTGCCGGGCTGGGACAGAGCACCCGGACCCGcggcggcagcggcagcggcagCGACGCTACCCACCCTCTTCCCCAACACCCACCGAGCCAGCGAACCACCGAGCCACGGGCCCTCGGG acgccgAAAGGAGCCTGTTTGTGTGCTGCGGCCGTGCTGTGACTCTGGATCTTGTCTTTCAGCCGGCGCCTCGGTTCCTGCCCAGCTGGATTTGGGGGGCAGCATTTCCTGGCGCAGGGAGATCAA ATGA
- the LOC135971059 gene encoding uncharacterized protein gives MWEGGGGSVQTTEKGGGFEGKVGFLQHKQGGCQGCGHGIAGRRCRNPSRRVPSAPVGLFARLRLAASWARVSACPGGSSETARVRLGTGGGKSAVKIQTSGPYVNAARGEQGGGNESRWRSAPPAAPSFPAKCSRRTDSHACPWRESPHPPRAPALRAHAHTPLAGVGPNGHEHVRKTKLGLRGGTTKRQTWQPRAERRSRHRSHRRFLVCSQLCPPAQKKPRTIS, from the coding sequence atgtgggagggtgggggtggaagTGTGCAGACGACAGAGAAGGGTGGGGGCTTCGAGGGTAAGGTGGGCTTCCTGCAACACAAGCAGGGAGGCTGCCAGGGGTGTGGGCACGGGATTGCGGGGAGGCGGTGCAGGAATCCGTCCCGCAGAGTGCCGTCTGCCCCTGTGGGCCTGTTTGCGCGCCTGAGGCTGGCCGCATCGTGGGCGCGGGTATCTGCGTGCCCGGGTGGTAGTTCCGAGACTGCGCGCGTGCGACTGGGTACGGGAGGGGGGAAGAGTGCCGTAAAAATTCAGACGAGTGGCCCGTATGTAAATGCGGCCCGGGGGGAGCAGGGAGGCGGTAATGAGAGCCGCTGGCGCTCAGCCCCGCCGGCGGCCCCTAGCTTTCCCGCCAAGTGCAGCCGGAGGACAGACAGCCATGCGTGTCCTTGGCGGGAGAGCCCCCACCCGCCGCGCGCGCCCGCCCtccgcgcacacgcacacactccCCTCGCAGGCGTGGGGCCCAATGGCCACGAGCATGTCAGGAAAACAAAGCTGGGGCTGCGAGGTGGAACGACGAAACGGCAGACTTGGCAGCCGAGGGCAGAGCGGAGGAGCCGCCACCGCAGCCACCGGCGCTTTCTTGTCTGCTCGCAGCTCTGCCCTCCGGCCCAGAAGAAGCCCAGGACCATTTCTTAG
- the LOC102133429 gene encoding uncharacterized protein isoform X2, translating into MLLSEELGSARGYGAYSNTSRCCCDSQGLGLHMVMRGGGLGEAQTGGEGRMGVRAGWEGAPALRARLPGWDRAPGPAAAAAAAATLPTLFPNTHRASEPPSHGPSGRRLGSCPAGFGGQHFLAQGDQMRLQRSINE; encoded by the exons ATGCTGCTCTCGGAGGAGTTGGGGTCTGCGCGGGGTTACGGGGCTTATTCAAATACCTCCCGCTGCTGCTGTGATTCGCAGGGACTCGGCCTCCATATGGTAATGCGGGgcggggggttgggggaggcgcagacgggaggggaggggaggatgggggTGAGGGCGGGGTGGGAGGGGGCTCCGGCACTGCGCGCTCGGCTGCCGGGCTGGGACAGAGCACCCGGACCCGcggcggcagcggcagcggcagCGACGCTACCCACCCTCTTCCCCAACACCCACCGAGCCAGCGAACCACCGAGCCACGGGCCCTCGGG CCGGCGCCTCGGTTCCTGCCCAGCTGGATTTGGGGGGCAGCATTTCCTGGCGCAGGGAGATCAA ATGAGACTGCAAAGAAGCATAAATGAATAG